GTTGTTAAAATACGTCCTTCGTAGTTAACGGTTACACGGGTCGAATTGGTATACAGCGCATTACCTGTGCCCGGTGCCTCTATAATATAAAACACCCCGGTTGTATCAATCCGTTTAGCCGATACACCTAAGCTGTGCGCAGCCATATAGTCCTGTATTATCCGGTCATCAACGGTGGCCTGGGCCCTCACTACAGCGGCTTCGTCGTACCCTTTTGTACATGCCGACAACCCGGCACATGCTAAAAATAAGATAATCAATACCCTGTTCATTTTATTTTAAAAGGCAAATTTATTGTTTTAAATGGCAAAAACAGCAGCTTAACACTTTTTAACAATTGGAAGTTTAAAAAGCAGTAGCCGTTAGGGCTTATAATTAACGGTAAGCTGGTTTATCTTTTTCAGCATTTCGGTTAAATACTGTTTGTCGGCATCGCTTATATGGGCGTTTAGGTAGTTATTGAACTGTTTTACCACGTTTTTGGCCAACTGGCGTTTCTCTTTACCCAGGGGGGTCAGGTAAATTTTTACCGAACGTTTATCACCCTTGTTAGACTCGCGGTATATTAAGCCTGTGGTTTCTAACTGGTTAAGCATGCGCGACAAGCTGGTTGACTTTAGCCCAAGCAAAGCAGCCGCCTGAGATACCGTAGTGCCCTCTTCGTCGATATTGATGAGCAGATAGCCTATAGACTGTGTAATGCCAAACTCGGTAACTAACTGGTTATAACGGTTGGCTACCGTTTGCCATACTATCTTTAAAAAGTAATCGATAGTCTCCTGGTGTTTTACACTGCTTCGCATAAGTGGACAAACATAACACTTTTTAACGCTTAAGAATAATTATGAATTGTTGATTACCACCCGACAAACGAAGGGCTAAATGGGGCAAATTATTACCGGGAACAAAAAATTGGCTTTAAAATAGATAAACAGCTATAACCTTTGCACTTCCCCGTATAAATTATTCCATTTTTTTGTTACCCTCAGTATAAATTTTTCGTTTTTTTTCGCTACCCTGTACTTACTAATATAAAATTTATTTCGAGTAAAAAAAGTTTTCCTGTTGATTTTCGGTTTACCAACCCATTTTGGTATCGTCTCCGCGCGGGTCGGCGCCGCCTTCGTAGTAGCCCCATTTGGTTTTTAATATGGCATCTACCGCGCCTATATTTCCAATGTTTGTAACCTTGTATCCTTTTTGTCGCAGCTTACTTACGGTGGTGCTGTCTAAGGCGTCCTGCTCGGTCATTACCTCATCGGGCAGCCACTGATGATGGAAACGCTTGGCCGCCACTGCAGATTGCATGCTCTTATCAAATTCTATCACATTTAGTATCGTTTGAAAAACCGAAGTGATAATGGTTGAGCCACCCGGCGTACCCACTACCATAAACAGGTCGCCATTTTTTTCGACGATGGTAGGTGTCATAGACGACAGCATGCGCTTGCCCGGCTGTATGCTGTTGGCCTTGCCGCCAACCAGGCCATACATATTGGGTACGCCCGGTTTCGAACTAAAGTCGTCCATCTCGTTATTGAGTAAAAAGCCTGCCCCGGCCACAAATATGTGCGAGCCGTACGAATCGTTTAGCGTGGTGGTGATAGCTACCGCGTTACCCTCTTTATCTACAACCGAGTAATGGGTAGTTTGGTCGCTTTCGTAGCCGGTAATTTTGCCGGGTTGTATGCTGCTGCTTGGTGTCGCGGCGTTCCAGTTAAAGTTTTGCATGCGGCCCAAAATGTATTTTTCGTTCAGCAAGCTAACAACGGGTACTTTAAAAAAGTCGGGGTCGCCCAGGTACTTGGCCCTGTCGGCATATACCCTGCGTTCGGCTTCTACTATCACCTGCACGGTCGAGTCGCTGTTAAAGCCAAACCTGTGCAGCGGGTACTGCTCTACCGATTTTAGCAATTGCAGCAATGCCACCCCACCGCTTGATGGCGGCGGCATAGTAATTATCTTATACGCTTTATACTTGCCTGTAACCGGTTTACGCCATACAGCATGGTAGCTTTGCAGGTCGGCTTTGGTAAACAGGCCCTTACCCTTGTTCATTTCGGCTATCAGCAGGTCGGCTACCGGGCCATCATAAAATCCCTCGCGACCCTTATCGCGTATCAGTTCCAGCGTTTTGCCAAGGTCGGCTTGTTGCAGCAGGTCGCCGGCTTGCCATTCGCCATCTTTTACTAAGTAATTTTTACCGGGGTTTAACTTTTTAAACTGCCCGGCATTGCGGTTAAGGCTTTTAGCAAGTTTGGTAGTTAATTTAAAGCCATTTTCGGCCAGGTCAATAGCCGGCTGTACAAGGTCTTCCCATTTTAGTTTGCCGTACTTTTTATGGGCCTGTATCATCCCGTCAACAGCGCCGGGCACACCCGATGCCAGGTGTGTGTACAAACTTTTGTTGGGTATAACATTGCCGGCACTATCCAGGTACATATCGGCATTTGCTTTGGCAGGTGCCTTCTCCCTAAAATCTAAGGTATTGGCAGCGCCTTTTGCCGGGCGATACACCATAAAACCACCGCCACCTATGTTACCTGCCTGCGGGTGGGTAACCGCCAGTGCAAACTGTACCGCAACCGCAGCATCAACCGCGTTACCACCTTTTTTTAATATCTCCAGCCCTACTCTCGCCGCTTCGGGCGAGGCGCAAACCACCACCCCATTTTTAAACTGCCCGCTGTTGTTTTGGCCTAACTGGCCATGCACGCAGCCCGTGAAAACCAACATAAATAAAGGCGTAAATATTTTATAGGATAAGCTTGGCATGTAACGCATTGTAATTGGGTTTATAATTTACAGGCCAATTTACTTATTTTAATGGGAGTTGGGAATAAGGTTAAAAGTAATTTAACACACCAAGAGTAATCTCCAAACATCCCGAATAGCTTGCTAAGGATTGCCACCTACGGGGCACAATTACATTTCGTTATCATTTTCTACAAAGCGGTAGCTCCTGACGGAGCATGATCAGTTTAATTTCCCGGGTATCTCCCGTTAGGGAGTACCGCTTTGTAGCAAACAAACAGAAAGGCAATTTTGCGCCATAGGTGCTATCCTTCGCAAACGGAATAATCCCGAAAATATACGTTTGACTTTTACAGATTTAATTAAGTAATTTTAGGCATGGCAAAAGAATTTATTTCAAGAATTACGAAAGCAGCATTCGTGATTGGCCTTGCAATAGTTTTTTGCTCCGCTAAACAAGTCCCCAAAATAAAAACTAATAAAAATCGAATATCAAATAAATCTTTAAGTGTTATTTATCAGGGCAACTTCAAAAAATATGCTTCAATATTGAGGACATGTAGGACTACTCAATCCCCTAACCCTACAATTTCGAATATACTTCAGAAAAATAATTGATTGACACACAACCACTAATTCCAGTAGATGTATTATCCAATACGTCTATAATGGTGGAAAATAACAGATTTGGGTCTACTCCACCTAGAAAAATTCCACCTGACCTTTGTTTTAATAAATCGACTAAATCTTGAGAATTTCTTCCCATCGGATTAATAATAAAATCGGCGATTCCAATAACTTCATCATGGTTTGCATCAACTCCTATTTTAATAATTGGGCCGCCCGAATTTCCCCCATTTAATGTTAAGTCTAAATATGCCAGATTCCTATTTTTCTTTATTTTATGACCATTTTGAATAATACTATTGGTAGTATCAAGAAATTTAGTTGAAACAATACCCTTGGAAATAAAGGGATATAAAAGTTCTTTAGGATAGCCACATGCATAAATATCATCTCCATCATTTACCGTATCGAAATTCCCTATAAAGAGAAACGGCGCTGATTTTTTCAATCTTAATATTGGATAAAGTATACAAAAATCATTTGCAATAGAGTTATTGAGAAACGCTGTATCTTGAAAAATTTTAGCAGCTATCCCAATTTCAATTTTTTCTCCAGTGTTGGTTGTTGCAAAGATTTTTTTAAAGCCTATAATGGCTTTGGTGTTGCTGTCTCTTATTATTGAGGGTTCAATGACATGCCAACAAGTCGCGATAGTGCCAATAGAAGAAACGAAAAACCCACTACCTTGATGTCCATCGTTTTCAATAGTTATTCTTACTGTGCTGTTCTTTATTTTTGTGACCCTTTCGAGGCTTAATCCTTGGGAAAATGTTTCCAGGCTAGAAAAGGTTGAAAATATCAATAATAATGATATTGCTAAAGTTGATTTAAGCTTCATGGTTGGGTTTTGGTTATCTAACCTACAAAAAATCTTTGTCACAACTGATATGTAGTTACAATTGCGTTGCTTATCCTTTTCTAGAAAGCGGTAGCTCCTAATGGAGCATAGTATAAAATTGGGATGGCCGTCTTAAAAATAAAATTTACAGGTTAAAAAAGTCCCGCCACCTATTTACAGGAAACTATATAATATTGTCCCATGCTGGCGCACGCGTGCCGCGTGTGTCACTAGGAAGTCCGCCCCCTCAATCCTTTATATCGGCCGGAGGCCATGTTATACTTGTCACTCGGCAAGAGCCCATAGGTGTTCGGAAGATTAAAAAAAACAGTCGTCCTGAACTTGTTTCAGGATCTCACAGGACGGTAATTAGCATGCTGTCCACCTTTCTGATTTCGCAATTTGCATGTGGGATGCCGATCCGCCAGCCGGCGGACGGCATGACGGGTTGTTTTGTTTCTTCCGAACAGCTATGGGCAAGAGCCGGGCGACTATAAGGGGCGTAATACCGAAAGTCTCCGATGCAGAAAATATAGCTATAGCTGCTAATTTTACCTGCTGTTTATCACTACCTTTTTTTCATAAACTTTATGGGTATCGTTCAAATGCAGCACATATACGCCCTCGGTTAGCGCACTGCTGTTTACTGCCATATTATTTTCGCCAACATTAAGCTTTATCCTGGAACGGTATACTGTAAAGCCCATCATGTTGGTGATGGTTATTTCGCCACTGTTGTTGTTTTTAGACGCGAACGCCACATTTATTGACGTGGTTGCCGGGTTTGGGAACACCCGCAATGGATCTGTACCAACCGAATCTGGCCGTAATGCGTCTTCTTTTGCAACGGCGAGCGTTGTAGCGCCCGAAATGTAAGGCGAAAGCCGCGTACATGGAATAGGAACTTCTATGGCGCCACCGGGCAATTGCCATTGCACCGATAAATTATCACCTGCCGTGCTCTCTTTTTGCAAGGCTTCCACATAATATTTTCTGCCTGCGATGAGCGCTATCACTGCCGATTTTTGCGAAGCGTATTTGGTGTACTGACGCGATAAAGTATAAGCGGGCACGGTTGCTATCTTCTTTTTCTTTGCTACCGTATTATCGGTACTCAGCCATAGTTCCGCCTGGTCGTCTCCAGCAATCCAAAAGGTGTAATTACCTGTAGTTGGTGCTGTGATATAGCCGCGAATGCGTACGCCATAATTTTCGCCTGCATTTATCGGCGCTTCAAATGCATTTATCTTTGTAACAGACGACGGGTTATTGGGGTAATTGCTGTTGCTGGTGAGACTGGTGATTGATGACCCGGGAATATTGCTGTATTGCTCGCGGGTAAGGTATGCGGTTGGCCCACAATCAGGTGCTAAAGGCATTGCCACCTTCCATATTTTGGGCGAACTACCACCATACTCCAGCACATAAATGATATTGCCAACCATTTCGGCATCTATCGGATTATTAAATCCGCTCACAATACGATGCGTTTGCATCTTATAATTATCGGTTTTAACATCATAAATAAGCTGAATATGCAGCAGGTCCTGCCCCGGATCGCCACCGTAGGGGCCAAGCGCTGTTGAAGACCCGGTAGTAGTCCATGAAGAAACAAAACCATGCCCCTTAAACTCAGCCGTCAACAGGCTATCCCTGTCAAACACTAAACCCAATGGCGAGCGGTGGCTGGTGAACGTGGTAAAAGCCAACCCGTCGCCATTGGCATCTTTAATTGTACCGGAAACAGAATCGCGGTATTTATCGGCATCCGGCCCGGTGTTAATAATAGGTTCGGTAAACACACGGTTTGGTCTTTTAGGATAAGCCGGATCGTTATAAAAAAAACCGTTTTGATAGGCAGTTGAATTATGATCTACCAATTTGTCTGTTTCAGGATTGTATCCCGGGTATTGCATAGGCGTGTTATTCCCGCCCATCCGCCATGGGAAACCATAAAAGTGCCCTTGCCTTATCCAGTTTAGCTCTTCGGGGTCGTCCCTGTCGCCCGAGTTTTCTGTGCCATAAAGGTTCCCGTTGCGATCGAAAGCAAGATCGAAACTGTTTCGGGTGCCATCGGCATACAGGTAACCCATACTGGCCAGCCTGGCCGAATCATTCGGCAATATTAAATTGTTGGAATTGATGGGGATGCGAAAAATGGCCGATGTAAGCGACTCTTCCCTTAACCCGGGCCTAAGGCCTCCGCTGCTTTGCACTTCGCCATGGTCTGTACGCGAGCCGCTATTGATGAACAGGTAATTGCTATCCGGGCTAACTGTAATGCCACTAAAGCCGTGGTCGAAAGCAGTGTTGGTGAGCCCGTAGGTTTCTGTAGTCATAACGGTAGACCATACCCTATCGCCCGAGGGCTGCTTTACCCCTTTCATAACTTTACCCACATAGCCGGAGTTGGCGGTTTTGATATTTCCGATCAGGAACAGCGTATTTCCTTTAAACGCCATTCCCTGCAGCAAGGTAATACCGTGGTTTGCTTTGGTTGCCTTTAGTGTGCTTATATAGGTGCCCTGGCTATTACGCACATCGTATACGTCGCCGTTTTGGTTTATGTACATAATATGCCGGTTGGTGGGATCGAACCCAAGGCGGGAGCAGTTTGGAGGCACACTAATGAACTGGGTGACCTTAATATCTGCGCGGACTGATTTTGGAACACTTTGGCCCGAGGCCTTTTTTGCTGTGAACAAACTTAAGCCAATTAAGCACGTAACAACAGCACAAAGCCATACAAAACGTAGTTTTAGTAACATGGCGGTAAAATTTATGCGATAAACAAATGGTTTTGTTAGTAACCTGCAAAATCAGGATTGCGGGCTAACGGAAGTACAAGTTACCGTTTATTGTATGCGGCGTGCGCTAAAACGGTGGTTGTATACCAAAATGTGAAAGAGATGGTTGGAATGCCTTGAAAACGAAACGCCTCCGGTTAAACAGCATTCCCCCTGCTGGCGCAGGCGTGCCGCGTGTGTCACTAAGAAGTCCGCTTCTCAATCCTCCGGCCTTCCCCCCGCATCTGCCGTTCTCACTATCCATCGGCAGCGTTATTTAAAAAATAGCCGCTATTATTTATTTACAGGATGTTACCTCAATATTTTTCGGGCTGAAAATCAGCAACATCAAATATTTTGGCTATCATTTACCTGTTGCATAGCACAAAACGGGCGTTTTTACGTTGTTAGCCTATATTATTTATTCACAATCACCTACTACAATGAAAAAAATCCCCTTAATAGCATTGGTGTTAACCTGCTTTTTATTCGCGTCGAAACGTTCGCTGGCGCAAGATTACAAAACCGCCCTTGGCCTTAAATTTGGCGGGTTTGAAAATGGCCTGTCTGTAAAATACTTTGCCCAGCCTAATGTTGCCTGGGAAGGTGTTTTAGGCTTTCGTAACCACGGCGTGGTACTAACCGGCCTTTACGAGATACACCAGCAGGCCTTTGATGTGCCCAAACTTAATTTTTACTATGGCTTTGGCGCGCACCTGGGCAGCGTAGGCAGTGGTACCTATAAACGCTTTAACGGTGATGACCGCTATTATAACGAGAGCCGCATTTTATTAGGTGCTGATGCTGTTTTAGGATTAGAATATTTAATCCCCGATTCGCCAATTGCTATCAGCCTTGACCTTAACCCGCGACTTGAGCTGGCAACCGGGCCCTTTTTTGACCTTGCACCCGGCCTGGGCTTAAAGTATGCCTTTTAATTTTCAGAGGATAGGGAATAGAGGTTGGAGGTTAGAGGTTGGAGGTTAGACCTAAAACTTTAGAATTTAGCTTTTAGAGTTTAGCTTTTAGGATTAGAATTTCCGCAACCTACTTCTCTATAATTATCTTCCTGGAGTATATTTTTTGCCCCAGTATCAGCTTTAATATATATGTACCCGGCAGGCGGTTTACAGTGCTTACAACAGTGCTGTAATTGCCTGCCGTTATTGTTTGCGTGGTTGCATAAACCGTTTGCCCGGCTGCATTCACCAGCGATAGTTTCATGTTTCCGGCGGCTTTGGCTGCAAACAAAACGTTAAAATAAGTATTGGCCGGCACCGGGAATACCGTTAAGCCGATGTCTGTCGACTTATCGGGGTTTTTAGCCACAAGCACGTAGTTATAAGCATCAGACTGTACTATACAGCCGGTACTTAAAAGCACCTGCACTTTATATGCGCCACTTTGCAAAGGGGTATAAGTTTGTGTAGTAGCACTATCTATCAACTTATCGTTTAATAACCATCGGTTACCGGTAGCATTGCTTGATGACAGCACATCGCCATTTTGGGTAATAAGTGGCTTGCTAAGTGTAACCGCCGTACGGCCCGCGCCGGGGCAGCCCGTACTTGTTACCTGCATATCGTAAAAATAATAGTAATACTGCTTGTAATAAGTAGTATCGGTACCGGTATCAGGCGTGGCGGTATTGCCGCTTATGCTGAATACATTGCCCGCGCTAAAAGGATAGCCGGTAATACCCTGGTTGTTGCGGTATATAGTAGCATTGTTCTCGTAAGCCGGGGTTATGGTGTAATGCCCTGCTGCAGGCAGCGTAAGGTTTAAGGTGTATACCTTTCCCTGGTCGGCGGGGTCATCGGGTTGTGCACCGGCAGCAGGCGTGCTGCGGGTGGCTGCCACATTTAACGTAACAGCCGATACCACATCGCCGGCATCATTGGTAGCGGTAAATGTAATTTTGCCGGGGTTACCAATGTACAACCTTGCACTTTGGATGGTAACAGGTATGCCTGTAGTAACTTCGATACCCGGCGTAAACTGGTTATAGCCGCCACCTGTAAATACATTTTTTGTTGCAGGGCCCACTTTAGCGCTAAAATCGTTTAAGCCGGCATAATATTTACCATCAACGGGTGCCTGGCTTACCAACACATCGCCGCCATTGGCAAATGGCAGGGCATCATTACTGTTTTTATACCATAAAAGCTGCCCATCGCCATTCCCCGATAGCTGGTACTGGCTGGTATTGGTACAATAGTATGCTTCTAAAGTACCCACCTGGGGTGGCAGGGCAATAGCTATACTACCGCTTGTTTTATTGTTTGATGTAATAGCATCGCCTGCCAAATTGGTTTGCGCTATAACTGTATAAGTTGCACCGGCAATTACATTAAATTTTCCGCTTAGCTCAAAATCGGCTTCATCGCCCGCATTTATTACCGGGGTATACGTTTCGGTAAAAGTAGTGACCACATTATTTGGCGATGTAACCGTTACCGTAACCGGTATATTGCTAATTGCCGCGCTGCCGTCGTTTTTTAACCTCACAACAACTGCCGTTGGCACGGCGCATACTGTACCCGCGTTAACAATGGTGGTTGCGGCTACATCTATGGCAGGTTTTAAAAATTGCACCCTGTAATCCTGGGTTTCGCCTTTCGCGTAGCTTCCGCAAGGGGTGATATTGGTTACATCGGCGGTTTCGGCAAGTACTATCCGCATTAAACTAAAGTTACCCGGCGTAACCGTTTGCGGCACCGTAAAATTACCCGAATAGGTGTCGGTAGTATTGGTAACCACAGTGGTGGCGGCTAATTCGTTCGCTTCAAAAACGCCGTTGCCGTTCCAGTCTATAAATATTTTGGCGGCTTTGTTAAAATTGCTGCCGCATGTACCCAACGTGATGCTGAACGGATAGGTTTTAGCTTGCTCTAACTGCGCTGTTAAGCCGGTGTTGTTGGTATATGCCGTACAACCCGCAGGTGCCGTATAGTTGATGTTTGATAGCTTAAACGCGGTGATCTTAGAGTCGGCAGAGGATGCAGGCGCGGACGCGCAATAAACCACCCCTCCAATACCGGTGGCGATTAGCGAATAGGCCTGACTGCCCGAGGTAAGCGTGCCCTTATGCGATACGGTTACCGTGTAGGTTTTACCCGGTGTAGCGTTGGCTATATATACCTGCTCCATATTATCCCTGATATTGTCGCCCGTAGTAGCAGCTACCGAGGGTTTATCGGGATTTAAAACCCAGGGGCGAAATGTACTTGAACCATCGGTAACCCGGATATCCAGATCGTTTACCAATTTAGGGGTACGGCTATTAATTACCCCTGTGGTGGTTGGTGTACCTTCGGGGTCTGTCCAGGCTATGCTTATAGCTAATGGCCCGTTACCCGATGCCGTAAACGTAAATGTTTTATTTGAGCCTTGTTGCAGCGTGTTTTCGCTAATTAGGCTTTTTTTGGTATCATCAGTGATGGCTTGGGCCGCCTTTTTCATATCCAGCAATCCCCAGCCATAAATATAGTCGGGGCCAACGTTCCCTGCATCAAAGGCCGTATGGCAGGCCAGCGCCTTTAAGGTTGCCGCGCGCATAAAGTTACCGTTGTTTTTTTGCGCGTAATACTCCTGCAGCAAGTATAACGACCCGGTAATGTTAGGGGCTGCCATAGATGTACCCGATAGGGTGATGTATGAGCTTGTACTGCTTACGCCTGTAGATAATACATCTTCACCATCGCCTACAATATCGGGCTTTATACGGCCATCATCTGTTGGCCCCCAGCTGCTAAAGTAGGATATGGCTACATCG
This portion of the Inquilinus sp. KBS0705 genome encodes:
- a CDS encoding T9SS type A sorting domain-containing protein; protein product: MLLKLRFVWLCAVVTCLIGLSLFTAKKASGQSVPKSVRADIKVTQFISVPPNCSRLGFDPTNRHIMYINQNGDVYDVRNSQGTYISTLKATKANHGITLLQGMAFKGNTLFLIGNIKTANSGYVGKVMKGVKQPSGDRVWSTVMTTETYGLTNTAFDHGFSGITVSPDSNYLFINSGSRTDHGEVQSSGGLRPGLREESLTSAIFRIPINSNNLILPNDSARLASMGYLYADGTRNSFDLAFDRNGNLYGTENSGDRDDPEELNWIRQGHFYGFPWRMGGNNTPMQYPGYNPETDKLVDHNSTAYQNGFFYNDPAYPKRPNRVFTEPIINTGPDADKYRDSVSGTIKDANGDGLAFTTFTSHRSPLGLVFDRDSLLTAEFKGHGFVSSWTTTGSSTALGPYGGDPGQDLLHIQLIYDVKTDNYKMQTHRIVSGFNNPIDAEMVGNIIYVLEYGGSSPKIWKVAMPLAPDCGPTAYLTREQYSNIPGSSITSLTSNSNYPNNPSSVTKINAFEAPINAGENYGVRIRGYITAPTTGNYTFWIAGDDQAELWLSTDNTVAKKKKIATVPAYTLSRQYTKYASQKSAVIALIAGRKYYVEALQKESTAGDNLSVQWQLPGGAIEVPIPCTRLSPYISGATTLAVAKEDALRPDSVGTDPLRVFPNPATTSINVAFASKNNNSGEITITNMMGFTVYRSRIKLNVGENNMAVNSSALTEGVYVLHLNDTHKVYEKKVVINSR
- the ggt gene encoding gamma-glutamyltransferase, with product MLVFTGCVHGQLGQNNSGQFKNGVVVCASPEAARVGLEILKKGGNAVDAAVAVQFALAVTHPQAGNIGGGGFMVYRPAKGAANTLDFREKAPAKANADMYLDSAGNVIPNKSLYTHLASGVPGAVDGMIQAHKKYGKLKWEDLVQPAIDLAENGFKLTTKLAKSLNRNAGQFKKLNPGKNYLVKDGEWQAGDLLQQADLGKTLELIRDKGREGFYDGPVADLLIAEMNKGKGLFTKADLQSYHAVWRKPVTGKYKAYKIITMPPPSSGGVALLQLLKSVEQYPLHRFGFNSDSTVQVIVEAERRVYADRAKYLGDPDFFKVPVVSLLNEKYILGRMQNFNWNAATPSSSIQPGKITGYESDQTTHYSVVDKEGNAVAITTTLNDSYGSHIFVAGAGFLLNNEMDDFSSKPGVPNMYGLVGGKANSIQPGKRMLSSMTPTIVEKNGDLFMVVGTPGGSTIITSVFQTILNVIEFDKSMQSAVAAKRFHHQWLPDEVMTEQDALDSTTVSKLRQKGYKVTNIGNIGAVDAILKTKWGYYEGGADPRGDDTKMGW
- a CDS encoding peptidylprolyl isomerase; this translates as MNRVLIILFLACAGLSACTKGYDEAAVVRAQATVDDRIIQDYMAAHSLGVSAKRIDTTGVFYIIEAPGTGNALYTNSTRVTVNYEGRILTTGAVFTKNNGFSPTFVLGEVIKGWQLGIPQIKKGGRVRLLIPSRYAYGAFDQPDIGLPANTVVDFEIQLLDVTN
- a CDS encoding MarR family transcriptional regulator — encoded protein: MRSSVKHQETIDYFLKIVWQTVANRYNQLVTEFGITQSIGYLLINIDEEGTTVSQAAALLGLKSTSLSRMLNQLETTGLIYRESNKGDKRSVKIYLTPLGKEKRQLAKNVVKQFNNYLNAHISDADKQYLTEMLKKINQLTVNYKP
- a CDS encoding trypsin-like peptidase domain-containing protein encodes the protein MKLKSTLAISLLLIFSTFSSLETFSQGLSLERVTKIKNSTVRITIENDGHQGSGFFVSSIGTIATCWHVIEPSIIRDSNTKAIIGFKKIFATTNTGEKIEIGIAAKIFQDTAFLNNSIANDFCILYPILRLKKSAPFLFIGNFDTVNDGDDIYACGYPKELLYPFISKGIVSTKFLDTTNSIIQNGHKIKKNRNLAYLDLTLNGGNSGGPIIKIGVDANHDEVIGIADFIINPMGRNSQDLVDLLKQRSGGIFLGGVDPNLLFSTIIDVLDNTSTGISGCVSINYFSEVYSKL
- a CDS encoding S8 family serine peptidase gives rise to the protein MGKACRAFITSILLLCCIVRSFAQQIPGNPIRQKALDNIAVSANQKFITGRQKAVALAPSRGWAILRKTKAGNLVSLQGVNSLGFPVYLTTHNNTTAAATTGTNTVQPGGSLGLNLSGSSSFLTNKLGIWDGGSVYKQHQEFTGKTITLKDGAAVLDHSTHVAGTMIAKGIYAPAKGMAFNATTLQSWDFDNDVSEMSSAASGLLLSNHSYGDVGGWDYNSTDSRWEWYGLPGDTVDYNFGFYDERTQSWDNIAYNAPYYLIVESAGNSRANNGPQVGEDYYGYTSRTNGTFINKGPRPATISNNDGYDIITTTGTAKNILTVGAVSPLPNGPVNRSDVAISYFSSWGPTDDGRIKPDIVGDGEDVLSTGVSSTSSYITLSGTSMAAPNITGSLYLLQEYYAQKNNGNFMRAATLKALACHTAFDAGNVGPDYIYGWGLLDMKKAAQAITDDTKKSLISENTLQQGSNKTFTFTASGNGPLAISIAWTDPEGTPTTTGVINSRTPKLVNDLDIRVTDGSSTFRPWVLNPDKPSVAATTGDNIRDNMEQVYIANATPGKTYTVTVSHKGTLTSGSQAYSLIATGIGGVVYCASAPASSADSKITAFKLSNINYTAPAGCTAYTNNTGLTAQLEQAKTYPFSITLGTCGSNFNKAAKIFIDWNGNGVFEANELAATTVVTNTTDTYSGNFTVPQTVTPGNFSLMRIVLAETADVTNITPCGSYAKGETQDYRVQFLKPAIDVAATTIVNAGTVCAVPTAVVVRLKNDGSAAISNIPVTVTVTSPNNVVTTFTETYTPVINAGDEADFELSGKFNVIAGATYTVIAQTNLAGDAITSNNKTSGSIAIALPPQVGTLEAYYCTNTSQYQLSGNGDGQLLWYKNSNDALPFANGGDVLVSQAPVDGKYYAGLNDFSAKVGPATKNVFTGGGYNQFTPGIEVTTGIPVTIQSARLYIGNPGKITFTATNDAGDVVSAVTLNVAATRSTPAAGAQPDDPADQGKVYTLNLTLPAAGHYTITPAYENNATIYRNNQGITGYPFSAGNVFSISGNTATPDTGTDTTYYKQYYYYFYDMQVTSTGCPGAGRTAVTLSKPLITQNGDVLSSSNATGNRWLLNDKLIDSATTQTYTPLQSGAYKVQVLLSTGCIVQSDAYNYVLVAKNPDKSTDIGLTVFPVPANTYFNVLFAAKAAGNMKLSLVNAAGQTVYATTQTITAGNYSTVVSTVNRLPGTYILKLILGQKIYSRKIIIEK